One Actinomadura viridis genomic region harbors:
- a CDS encoding dihydrofolate reductase family protein → MKLTVTTFVTLDGVMQGPGGPTEDTDGGFGLGGWLVPYFDEETGAFITDIFDRVGAFLLGRRTYEIFASHWPHVTDPSDPVASKLNSLPKYVASRTLDTVDWAGAALIEGDVPDAVRRLKDAPGEGELQVHGSAGLIQTLLAEDLVDEFNLLVFPVVLGTGKRLFGAGTAPAALSLSSARATGSGVVLHTYRRAGELKQGTIE, encoded by the coding sequence ATGAAACTGACCGTGACCACCTTCGTGACCCTGGACGGCGTCATGCAGGGCCCCGGCGGCCCGACGGAGGACACCGACGGCGGCTTCGGCCTCGGCGGCTGGCTGGTCCCCTACTTCGACGAGGAGACGGGGGCGTTCATCACCGACATCTTCGACCGGGTGGGCGCGTTCCTGCTCGGGCGGCGCACCTACGAGATCTTCGCCTCGCACTGGCCGCACGTGACCGACCCGTCCGACCCGGTCGCCTCCAAGCTCAACTCCCTGCCCAAGTACGTGGCCTCGCGCACCCTCGACACTGTGGACTGGGCGGGCGCGGCGCTGATCGAAGGGGACGTCCCGGACGCCGTCCGGCGCCTCAAGGACGCCCCGGGCGAGGGGGAGCTCCAGGTGCACGGCAGCGCCGGCCTCATCCAGACGCTGCTCGCCGAGGACCTGGTGGACGAGTTCAACCTGCTCGTCTTCCCCGTCGTGCTGGGCACCGGCAAGCGCCTGTTCGGTGCGGGGACCGCCCCCGCCGCCCTGAGCCTGAGCTCCGCGCGGGCCACGGGCAGCGGTGTCGTCCTCCACACCTACCGGCGCGCCGGCGAGCTGAAGCAGGGCACCATCGAGTGA
- a CDS encoding DUF5302 domain-containing protein, which produces MADSAGDREGTEDEVKRRFREALERKRGAAREKNAGGGKDSSKVRGTHGRADHQRQFRRKSG; this is translated from the coding sequence ATGGCCGACTCGGCTGGAGATCGAGAGGGCACCGAGGACGAGGTGAAGCGCAGGTTCCGGGAGGCTCTGGAACGCAAGCGCGGGGCGGCCCGGGAGAAGAACGCGGGCGGCGGCAAGGACTCCTCCAAGGTCCGCGGCACCCACGGGCGTGCCGACCACCAGCGCCAGTTCCGTCGCAAGAGCGGCTGA
- a CDS encoding M23 family metallopeptidase, whose amino-acid sequence MKLPLVLAAAAAPLLAVLPAVPASAAPAFQMPFPCGQVWSGQTRTGHSPANAVDFNRSGDDGDAVTAAASGTVARVENTGSTSYGLWIEIDHGGTWKTRYAHLSGEIVSVGQSVAAGQQIGTLGTSGGSTGPHLHYEARYNGAAVKISFNGSQILYWGTANYTSRNTCTGKAATVNTAGPSLAVRSGPYTSNASIGSVPDGGTVRITCYRRGTSVTGTYGTSDIWNKVGSGFVADAYIYTGSDNPIVPAC is encoded by the coding sequence ATGAAGCTCCCCCTGGTCCTCGCCGCCGCCGCGGCGCCCCTGCTGGCCGTGCTCCCGGCCGTCCCGGCGTCCGCCGCGCCGGCCTTCCAGATGCCCTTCCCCTGCGGGCAGGTCTGGTCCGGGCAGACCCGGACCGGCCACAGCCCCGCGAACGCGGTGGACTTCAACCGCTCCGGCGACGACGGGGACGCGGTGACCGCCGCGGCCTCCGGCACCGTGGCGCGGGTGGAGAACACCGGCAGCACCAGCTACGGCCTCTGGATCGAGATCGATCACGGCGGCACCTGGAAGACCCGGTACGCCCACCTGTCCGGGGAGATCGTCTCGGTCGGCCAGAGCGTGGCCGCCGGGCAGCAGATCGGGACGCTGGGCACCAGCGGCGGGTCCACCGGTCCGCACCTGCACTACGAGGCGCGCTACAACGGCGCCGCGGTCAAGATCAGTTTCAACGGCTCGCAGATCCTCTACTGGGGGACGGCGAACTACACCAGCCGCAACACCTGCACGGGCAAGGCGGCCACGGTCAACACGGCCGGGCCCTCACTCGCCGTCCGCTCGGGGCCGTACACGAGCAACGCCTCGATCGGCTCGGTGCCCGACGGCGGCACCGTCCGCATCACCTGCTACCGGCGCGGCACCTCGGTCACGGGCACCTACGGGACCAGTGACATCTGGAACAAGGTCGGCTCGGGCTTCGTGGCCGACGCCTACATCTACACCGGCTCGGACAACCCGATCGTCCCGGCCTGCTGA
- a CDS encoding DUF899 domain-containing protein, whose product MSLPDIASREEWLAARKELLVKEKELTRARDALNAERRRLPMVRVGKEYEFEGPGGKATLLDLFEGREQLIVSHMMFDPDWERACRSCSSGADEVSRGLLRHLSERKTTYAAVSRAPISKIQPFKEQMGWSFPWYSSYGSDFNYDYHVTLDSSVAPLEYNYRSPEEHRAAGSGYYFAGEEPFELPGMSCFLRDGDTVYHTYSMYGRAFETVGGSYYFLDLTALGRQEEWEEPKGRSSGGLQAGDPELRYPDEYDDQEG is encoded by the coding sequence GTGAGCCTCCCCGACATCGCCTCGCGCGAAGAGTGGCTGGCCGCCCGCAAGGAGCTGCTGGTCAAGGAGAAGGAGCTGACCCGGGCCCGCGACGCGCTCAACGCCGAACGCCGCCGCCTGCCCATGGTGAGGGTCGGCAAGGAGTACGAGTTCGAGGGCCCCGGTGGCAAGGCCACGCTGCTCGACCTGTTCGAGGGCCGCGAGCAGCTCATCGTCAGCCACATGATGTTCGACCCGGACTGGGAGCGGGCCTGCAGGAGCTGCTCGTCGGGGGCCGACGAGGTGTCCCGCGGACTGCTGCGGCACCTGAGCGAGCGCAAGACCACCTACGCGGCGGTCTCCCGCGCCCCGATCTCGAAGATCCAGCCGTTCAAGGAGCAGATGGGCTGGTCGTTCCCCTGGTACTCCTCCTACGGCAGCGACTTCAACTACGACTACCACGTCACGCTGGACTCGTCCGTGGCGCCGCTGGAGTACAACTACCGGTCTCCGGAGGAACACCGGGCCGCGGGCAGCGGCTACTACTTCGCCGGCGAGGAGCCGTTCGAGCTGCCGGGCATGAGCTGCTTCCTGCGCGACGGCGACACCGTTTACCACACCTACTCGATGTACGGGCGCGCCTTCGAGACGGTGGGCGGCTCGTACTACTTCCTCGACCTCACGGCGCTGGGCCGCCAGGAGGAGTGGGAGGAGCCCAAGGGCCGCTCGTCCGGGGGCCTCCAGGCCGGTGACCCCGAGCTGCGCTACCCCGACGAGTACGACGACCAGGAGGGGTGA
- a CDS encoding MarR family winged helix-turn-helix transcriptional regulator, whose protein sequence is MGRRAADRPDTVDLIIDQWRRERPDVDTSGLAVLGRLHRGFLRYSTLIGEVFDRHGINMAAFDVLATLLRSGPPYRRTAGELAGISLLSTGGVTLRLDRLEKAGLIVRERDPDDRRVVYARLTEKGLELTNAVVTEHFANERRMLAGLSETERHRLARLLGLLERSLEQAEAESRAREPAGGIDAEPA, encoded by the coding sequence ATGGGGCGTAGGGCCGCGGACCGGCCGGACACGGTCGATCTGATCATCGACCAGTGGCGCCGGGAGCGTCCCGACGTGGACACCTCCGGGCTGGCGGTCCTCGGCCGCCTGCACCGCGGCTTCCTGCGCTACTCGACGCTGATCGGCGAGGTCTTCGACCGGCACGGCATCAACATGGCCGCCTTCGACGTGCTGGCCACCCTGTTGCGCAGCGGCCCCCCGTACCGCAGGACGGCCGGGGAACTGGCCGGCATCTCCCTGCTCAGCACCGGCGGGGTGACGCTGCGCCTGGACCGGCTGGAGAAGGCCGGGCTGATCGTGCGCGAGCGCGACCCCGACGACCGGCGCGTGGTGTACGCACGCCTGACCGAGAAGGGCCTGGAACTCACCAACGCGGTGGTGACCGAGCACTTCGCGAACGAGCGCCGGATGCTGGCCGGGCTCTCGGAGACCGAACGGCACCGGCTGGCAAGGCTGCTGGGCCTGCTGGAACGTTCACTGGAGCAGGCCGAGGCCGAGTCCCGGGCGCGCGAGCCCGCGGGCGGCATCGACGCGGAACCGGCCTGA
- a CDS encoding sulfite exporter TauE/SafE family protein: MDAAVLFLTGAGTGLLAGGGSCAAVQLGLLTGAVRDAPRPAAPVAVFLGAKLVTHTALGALLGLAGSAVQPGPHVRAGLMLAAAAVLLVFALDMFGFAPARRLLRRAGAAGDQEAGRCAAPRAPVRRMRRPAALGAATLLLPCGVTLSAELLAVTSRSALAGAAVMAGFVLGTAPVSGLLGIGLGRGMNVLRGRLTAFVGVALLAVSGWTLLSGLRLGGWLPGGGAAATDGTVSPNVTTDVTGTQIITIGAADRGYRPALAAARPGVRTVLVLRTHGNRGCTRAFTIPSRNLERLLPVTGETRIDLGVPRPGRLRFTCAAGHYPGALTFR; the protein is encoded by the coding sequence ATGGACGCCGCCGTGCTCTTCCTCACGGGCGCCGGTACCGGACTGCTGGCCGGTGGCGGCTCGTGCGCGGCGGTGCAGCTGGGCCTGCTGACCGGGGCGGTACGGGACGCGCCGCGTCCGGCCGCCCCGGTCGCGGTCTTCCTGGGCGCGAAACTGGTCACGCACACGGCGCTGGGCGCCCTGCTGGGGCTCGCGGGGTCCGCCGTGCAGCCCGGCCCGCACGTCCGGGCCGGGCTGATGCTGGCCGCGGCGGCCGTGCTGCTGGTCTTCGCGCTGGACATGTTCGGGTTCGCGCCCGCGCGCCGGCTGCTCCGGCGCGCCGGGGCGGCCGGCGACCAGGAGGCGGGTCGGTGCGCCGCGCCGCGCGCGCCCGTGCGGCGGATGCGCCGCCCCGCCGCACTGGGCGCGGCCACGCTCCTGCTGCCGTGCGGGGTCACCCTCTCCGCCGAGCTGCTGGCCGTCACGTCGCGCTCCGCGCTCGCCGGGGCCGCGGTGATGGCGGGCTTCGTCCTGGGCACCGCGCCCGTCTCCGGGCTCCTCGGCATCGGTCTCGGCCGCGGCATGAACGTGCTGCGCGGGCGGCTGACGGCCTTCGTGGGGGTCGCCCTGCTCGCGGTCTCCGGCTGGACGCTGCTGTCGGGGCTGCGGCTGGGCGGCTGGCTGCCCGGCGGCGGCGCGGCGGCGACGGACGGGACCGTGTCCCCGAACGTCACGACCGACGTCACGGGAACCCAGATCATCACCATCGGCGCCGCAGACCGCGGCTACCGTCCGGCGCTGGCCGCCGCGCGGCCGGGCGTGCGCACGGTCCTGGTCTTGCGCACGCACGGCAACCGCGGCTGCACGCGGGCGTTCACCATCCCGTCCAGGAACCTGGAGCGCCTGCTGCCGGTGACCGGCGAGACCCGGATCGACCTCGGGGTCCCCCGGCCGGGCCGGCTCCGCTTCACCTGCGCCGCCGGGCACTACCCCGGAGCCCTCACCTTCCGCTGA
- a CDS encoding TIGR03086 family metal-binding protein, whose translation MNARDAAALHSYGAGLLERAVGFALDALDALPPFALDDLLRPTPCEGWDLWMLLRHFDDSLAVLNEAVGTGSVRLEPPAKETALAWDPAGELVASLRRGAGRLLGAWTAAGRGGGVVTVAGCPMRAGVVAGTGAVELVVHAWDAARACGEDLPIPVPLAERLLRLAPLLVPDHARPGLFGPPAEAPAGAPPGDRLVAFLGRDPQAGR comes from the coding sequence ATGAACGCCCGGGACGCGGCGGCGCTCCACAGCTACGGCGCCGGGCTGCTGGAACGGGCGGTGGGCTTCGCGCTGGACGCCCTGGACGCGCTACCGCCGTTCGCCCTGGACGACCTGCTCCGCCCGACGCCGTGCGAGGGCTGGGATCTGTGGATGCTGCTCCGCCACTTCGACGACTCCCTCGCCGTGCTGAACGAGGCGGTGGGCACCGGGTCGGTACGGCTCGAACCACCGGCGAAGGAGACCGCCCTCGCCTGGGACCCGGCGGGCGAGCTGGTGGCGTCGTTACGCCGCGGGGCCGGGCGGCTGCTGGGCGCGTGGACCGCCGCCGGACGCGGCGGCGGCGTGGTGACCGTCGCGGGCTGCCCGATGCGGGCCGGGGTGGTGGCGGGGACCGGGGCCGTCGAACTGGTCGTGCATGCCTGGGACGCGGCCCGCGCATGCGGCGAGGACCTCCCGATCCCCGTCCCGCTCGCTGAACGGCTGCTGCGGCTGGCGCCCCTGCTGGTGCCCGACCACGCCCGGCCGGGTCTCTTCGGGCCGCCTGCGGAGGCTCCGGCGGGGGCGCCGCCCGGGGACCGGCTGGTGGCCTTCCTCGGCCGTGATCCGCAGGCGGGACGGTGA
- a CDS encoding pyridoxamine 5'-phosphate oxidase family protein — protein MPHEFTEITSETELRELLGEPLPRAVTKERTALHDWDREWLARSPFCLIATSDAEGNCDVSPKGDPPGFTQVLDATTIAVPERPGNRRADGYRNVLANPHVGLIYLVPGRGETLRINGRARLVRDAPFFDAMMVKGHRPILALVVEIEQIFFHCAKAFMRSALWKPESWEPDALPSQARMVKEIQRVEESLEDLERYYGAQYAERLYKG, from the coding sequence ATGCCGCACGAGTTCACGGAGATCACCTCGGAGACCGAGCTGCGGGAGCTGCTCGGGGAGCCCCTGCCGCGGGCGGTGACCAAGGAGCGCACGGCCCTGCACGACTGGGACCGCGAGTGGCTGGCCCGGTCACCGTTCTGCCTCATCGCGACCAGCGACGCCGAGGGCAACTGCGACGTCTCCCCCAAGGGCGATCCCCCCGGTTTCACCCAGGTCCTGGACGCGACCACGATCGCCGTCCCCGAGCGACCGGGCAACCGGCGCGCCGACGGGTACCGCAACGTGCTGGCCAACCCGCACGTGGGGCTGATCTACCTCGTCCCGGGGCGCGGCGAGACCCTGCGGATCAACGGCCGGGCCCGGCTCGTGCGCGACGCGCCCTTCTTCGACGCCATGATGGTCAAGGGCCACCGGCCGATCCTCGCCCTGGTGGTGGAGATCGAGCAGATCTTCTTCCACTGCGCCAAGGCGTTCATGCGCTCGGCCCTCTGGAAGCCCGAGAGCTGGGAGCCCGACGCGCTGCCCTCCCAGGCCCGCATGGTCAAGGAGATCCAGCGCGTCGAGGAGAGCCTGGAGGACCTGGAGCGCTACTACGGCGCGCAGTACGCCGAGCGGCTCTACAAGGGCTGA
- a CDS encoding MBL fold metallo-hydrolase, with protein MEQPADWTEPGAHPVAPGVFRIPLALPIPSLHSVNVYVIEDPAGPVLIDSGWTMPDSRTALAGALRTLGHRLDDVSQFVVTHAHWDHYSQALTLRASFGTRVRIGRGERLSIEASAAGDRPVHARQADLLRRCGAAGLADEVLAAERGEHEAVPDTLPDGWLDDGERIDLARRGLDVFATPGHTRGHIVLRDAAAGLLFSGDHVLPHISPSIGLESAPEPKPLRSYLASLRLVRDMPDTLLLPAHGPVTASTHTRIDELIEHHEARLDTAAQQVRAGHATAHEVARAMPWTRRQLKLDDLDVFSRMLAVLEIDAHLDVLVDQGVLDAGESGGVRRYAPRA; from the coding sequence TTGGAGCAACCGGCGGACTGGACCGAGCCGGGGGCCCATCCGGTGGCTCCCGGCGTCTTCCGGATCCCCCTGGCGCTGCCGATCCCCAGCCTGCACTCGGTCAACGTCTACGTGATCGAGGACCCGGCCGGGCCGGTGCTGATCGACTCGGGGTGGACGATGCCCGACAGCCGGACGGCGCTGGCCGGCGCGCTGCGCACGCTGGGGCACCGGCTCGACGACGTCTCCCAGTTCGTGGTGACGCACGCGCACTGGGACCACTACTCGCAGGCGCTCACGCTGCGCGCGTCGTTCGGGACGCGGGTCCGGATCGGCCGGGGCGAGCGTCTCTCGATCGAGGCGAGCGCGGCGGGCGACCGTCCCGTCCACGCCCGCCAGGCCGACCTGCTGCGCCGCTGCGGCGCCGCCGGCCTGGCCGACGAGGTGCTGGCCGCGGAGCGGGGCGAGCACGAGGCGGTGCCGGACACCCTCCCGGACGGGTGGCTGGACGACGGCGAGCGCATCGACCTCGCCCGCCGCGGGCTGGACGTCTTCGCCACCCCCGGCCACACGCGGGGGCACATCGTGCTGCGCGACGCCGCCGCCGGGCTTCTGTTCTCAGGGGACCACGTGCTTCCGCACATCTCCCCCTCGATCGGCCTGGAGAGCGCCCCCGAGCCCAAGCCGCTGCGCAGTTACCTCGCGTCGCTGCGGCTGGTCCGCGACATGCCCGACACCCTGCTGCTGCCCGCGCACGGGCCGGTGACCGCCAGCACGCACACGCGGATCGACGAGCTGATCGAGCACCACGAGGCCCGGCTGGACACCGCCGCCCAGCAGGTCCGCGCCGGCCACGCCACCGCCCACGAGGTGGCGCGGGCGATGCCGTGGACCCGGCGGCAGCTCAAGCTGGACGATCTGGACGTCTTCAGCCGCATGCTGGCCGTCCTGGAGATCGACGCCCATCTGGACGTGCTCGTCGACCAGGGGGTTCTCGACGCCGGCGAGAGCGGCGGCGTCCGGCGCTACGCGCCCCGGGCCTGA
- a CDS encoding aldehyde dehydrogenase — MTDEIADEILVGGRWRRGTGEAVTSRSPLTGEVLARLRGAGPGDVDEAVRAGAAAAADPAWRGLRPHERARHLVRIADLIAGRAGDLAALQTADTGKSINETRALVASAEGTFRYFAAALETMEGAVTPPRGPYLTMSVHEPIGVVGAITPWNSPIASDAQKIAPALAAGNAVVLKPAEWTPLVALALGRLVCDAGLPPGLLSVLPGPGPVTGDAIVRHPGVGKVSFTGGTATGRRIGAVAAEKIMPVSLELGGKSPTIVFPDADRAQAVAGLLFGIFSSSGQSCVAGSRVFVHASIYDEVLEELVDRAGRLRVGPGADPATQVAPMVAHAHRDRVAAMVGAAVSAGARLRCGGRAPEGEEYEKGAYYLPTILDGVPDDAAICQEEIFGPVLVALPFEDEDELVARANATVYGLACGIWTADYRRAWRVARRIEAGTVWINTYKQFSVSTPFGGVKESGLGREKGRDGIQAYTRQKSLYWGLDEDPLPWAGDAAG, encoded by the coding sequence GTGACCGATGAGATCGCCGATGAGATCCTGGTGGGCGGCCGGTGGCGGCGCGGCACGGGGGAGGCGGTGACCAGCCGCAGTCCCCTCACCGGCGAGGTGCTGGCCCGGCTGCGCGGCGCCGGCCCCGGCGACGTGGACGAGGCGGTCCGCGCGGGCGCCGCCGCGGCGGCGGATCCGGCCTGGCGCGGGCTGCGCCCGCACGAGCGCGCCCGCCACCTGGTCCGCATCGCCGATCTCATCGCCGGGCGGGCCGGGGACCTGGCCGCCCTCCAGACCGCCGACACCGGCAAGTCCATCAACGAGACCCGGGCCCTGGTCGCCAGCGCCGAGGGCACCTTCCGCTACTTCGCCGCCGCGCTGGAGACCATGGAGGGCGCCGTCACCCCGCCCCGCGGCCCGTACCTCACGATGAGCGTGCACGAGCCGATCGGCGTGGTCGGCGCCATCACCCCGTGGAATTCGCCCATCGCCAGCGACGCGCAGAAGATCGCGCCGGCGCTGGCGGCCGGGAACGCGGTGGTCCTCAAACCGGCCGAGTGGACCCCGCTGGTGGCGCTGGCGCTGGGCCGGCTGGTCTGCGACGCGGGCCTGCCGCCGGGTCTGCTGTCGGTGCTGCCGGGCCCCGGGCCGGTCACCGGTGACGCCATCGTCCGCCACCCCGGGGTCGGCAAGGTGTCGTTCACCGGAGGCACCGCCACCGGACGCCGGATCGGCGCCGTCGCGGCGGAGAAGATCATGCCGGTGTCGCTGGAGCTGGGCGGCAAGTCCCCGACGATCGTGTTCCCCGACGCCGACCGCGCGCAGGCGGTGGCCGGGCTGCTCTTCGGGATCTTCTCCTCGTCCGGGCAGAGCTGCGTCGCCGGGTCCCGGGTGTTCGTGCACGCCTCGATCTACGACGAGGTCCTGGAGGAACTGGTGGACCGGGCCGGGAGGCTGCGCGTCGGTCCCGGCGCCGACCCGGCCACGCAGGTCGCGCCGATGGTCGCGCACGCGCACCGGGACAGGGTGGCGGCGATGGTCGGCGCCGCCGTGTCGGCGGGCGCCCGGCTGCGCTGCGGCGGCAGGGCCCCCGAGGGCGAGGAGTACGAGAAGGGCGCCTACTACCTGCCCACCATCCTGGACGGGGTGCCCGACGACGCCGCGATCTGCCAGGAGGAGATCTTCGGCCCGGTGCTGGTCGCGCTGCCGTTCGAGGACGAGGACGAGCTGGTCGCCCGGGCCAACGCCACCGTCTACGGCCTGGCCTGCGGCATCTGGACCGCCGACTACCGCCGCGCGTGGCGGGTCGCGCGCCGGATCGAGGCCGGCACGGTCTGGATCAACACCTACAAGCAGTTCAGCGTCTCCACCCCGTTCGGCGGAGTCAAGGAGAGCGGGCTGGGCCGGGAGAAGGGGCGGGACGGGATCCAGGCGTACACGCGCCAGAAGAGCCTCTACTGGGGACTGGACGAGGACCCCCTGCCCTGGGCGGGCGACGCCGCCGGATGA
- a CDS encoding peptide ABC transporter substrate-binding protein, protein MTFLRGARRSAAALAATALVASIGVAACGGDGGTGDGTFTVGHPEPDHLVPGNTTSSYAFDVLSGLFENLVGLSKDGKPVNQAAESVTTEDQRVWTIKIRAGQKFHNGEPVTAGSFADAWSNAAYGPNAYEANDYFSQIKGYDELNPEDEKAKPATDRLSGLKVVDDTTLEVTLNEPFNQFPQLLTYPAFAPMPKAAFKDLKAYEDAPIGNGPYRIEGKWQRNGPVKLVPFSGYTGPRKPQNKGVTWKSYSSADTAYTDLRAGRIDVLQTIPAAKVPEAKRLMGERFLPRKTGTIDYLGFPLFDERFASADLRKAFSMAIDRQGINKAVYNGDYIVADSLLPPIIAGHRPGACGELCTYNPAEAKKLFDKAGGFKGTLELYFSNAQPTYYQWMQIVANSLKQNLGITDVQFRQVPAADYFALLGRREEKGPYRQNWEADYPSAQNYLQNMWGSVGNRMGWKSKEFDDLITKANSAGDEQEALKLYNQAEDVAIREMPQIPLWTWAGQGGRSAKVDNVTITPYATGLLVHEVTVK, encoded by the coding sequence ATGACGTTCCTGAGGGGTGCGCGCAGGAGCGCCGCCGCGCTCGCGGCGACGGCGCTGGTGGCGTCGATCGGTGTGGCGGCGTGCGGCGGCGACGGCGGGACCGGGGACGGGACCTTCACGGTCGGGCACCCTGAGCCCGACCACCTGGTCCCCGGCAACACCACCAGCAGCTACGCGTTCGACGTGCTGAGCGGGCTGTTCGAGAACCTGGTGGGGCTGAGCAAGGACGGCAAGCCGGTCAACCAGGCCGCCGAGTCGGTGACGACCGAGGACCAGCGCGTCTGGACGATCAAGATCCGCGCCGGGCAGAAGTTCCACAACGGCGAGCCGGTCACCGCCGGCAGCTTCGCCGACGCCTGGAGCAACGCCGCCTACGGGCCCAACGCCTACGAGGCCAACGACTACTTCTCGCAGATCAAGGGGTACGACGAGCTCAACCCCGAGGACGAGAAGGCCAAGCCCGCGACCGACAGGCTCTCGGGTCTGAAGGTGGTCGACGACACCACCCTCGAGGTGACGCTGAACGAGCCGTTCAACCAGTTCCCGCAGCTGCTGACCTATCCGGCGTTCGCGCCGATGCCCAAGGCCGCGTTCAAGGACCTCAAGGCCTACGAGGACGCGCCGATCGGCAACGGCCCGTACCGGATCGAGGGCAAGTGGCAGCGCAACGGGCCGGTCAAGCTCGTCCCGTTCTCCGGGTACACCGGCCCCCGCAAGCCCCAGAACAAGGGCGTGACCTGGAAGAGCTACTCCAGCGCCGACACCGCCTACACCGACCTGAGGGCCGGCCGGATCGACGTGCTGCAGACCATCCCGGCGGCCAAGGTCCCCGAGGCCAAGCGGCTGATGGGCGAGCGGTTCCTGCCGCGCAAGACCGGGACCATCGACTACCTGGGCTTCCCGCTGTTCGACGAGCGGTTCGCGAGCGCCGACCTGCGCAAGGCGTTCTCCATGGCGATCGACCGGCAGGGCATCAACAAGGCGGTCTACAACGGCGACTACATCGTGGCCGACTCCCTGCTGCCGCCGATCATCGCCGGGCACCGGCCGGGCGCCTGCGGCGAGCTGTGCACCTACAACCCCGCCGAGGCCAAGAAGCTCTTCGACAAGGCGGGCGGCTTCAAGGGGACGCTGGAGCTGTACTTCTCCAACGCCCAGCCGACCTATTACCAGTGGATGCAGATCGTCGCGAACTCGCTGAAGCAGAACCTGGGCATCACCGACGTCCAGTTCCGGCAGGTCCCGGCGGCGGACTACTTCGCGCTCCTCGGGCGGCGCGAGGAAAAGGGCCCCTACCGGCAGAACTGGGAGGCCGACTACCCCAGCGCCCAGAACTACCTGCAGAACATGTGGGGCAGCGTCGGCAACCGGATGGGCTGGAAGAGCAAGGAGTTCGACGACCTCATCACCAAGGCCAACTCGGCCGGTGACGAGCAGGAGGCGCTGAAGCTCTACAACCAGGCCGAGGACGTGGCCATCCGGGAGATGCCGCAGATCCCGCTGTGGACCTGGGCGGGCCAGGGCGGCCGTTCCGCGAAGGTCGACAACGTGACGATCACCCCGTACGCGACCGGCCTGCTGGTCCACGAAGTGACGGTGAAGTAA
- a CDS encoding M20/M25/M40 family metallo-hydrolase produces MNAAEEEVAGLCSDLIRFETVNRGEGDALPERPAAEYVAALLDEAGAEPVIVESAPGRASVLARIAGTDPTHPAFLVHGHLDVVPADPAEWSVHPFSGEVRDGCVWGRGAVDMKGSLAMTLAVVRRRLREGRRTRGDLILAFLADEECTGEFGSRHVAREHRGFFTGCAEAISESGGFSVEAGGGAAGRRIYPIATGERGTMWMRLTARGTPGHGSKPAPDNAVAEMAHAISRLAAHRWPVRITPGVRALLDGLAEALGTTIDHDRLDEEARRLGGPGRLFESTVRNSANPTRLEAGYKVNVVPGTAHAQVDGRYLPGTGEEFLATVDRLLGPKITREFVNHEEAPAADPAGPTFAALAGALRAEDPGAHPVPYVMGGGTDAKSFHRIGITSFGFAPLLLTPDLDYLGMFHGVDERVPVEGLRFGTRVLDRFLDTR; encoded by the coding sequence ATGAACGCGGCAGAGGAGGAGGTCGCCGGCCTGTGCTCGGACCTGATCCGCTTCGAGACCGTCAACCGCGGTGAGGGCGACGCGCTGCCCGAGCGCCCGGCCGCCGAGTACGTCGCGGCCCTGCTGGACGAGGCGGGCGCCGAGCCGGTCATCGTGGAGTCCGCGCCCGGCCGCGCCAGCGTCCTGGCCCGGATCGCCGGGACCGACCCGACCCACCCGGCGTTCCTCGTGCACGGCCATCTGGACGTCGTGCCCGCCGATCCCGCCGAGTGGAGCGTCCACCCGTTCTCCGGGGAGGTCAGGGACGGCTGCGTCTGGGGGCGCGGGGCGGTCGACATGAAGGGCTCCCTGGCGATGACCCTGGCCGTGGTGCGCCGGCGGCTGCGCGAGGGCCGCCGCACCCGCGGGGACCTGATTCTGGCGTTCCTGGCCGACGAGGAGTGCACCGGGGAGTTCGGCTCCCGCCACGTGGCGCGCGAGCACCGCGGCTTCTTCACCGGCTGCGCGGAGGCCATCAGCGAGTCGGGCGGGTTCAGCGTCGAGGCGGGCGGCGGCGCGGCGGGCCGCCGGATCTACCCGATCGCGACCGGCGAGCGCGGGACGATGTGGATGCGGCTGACCGCCCGCGGGACCCCCGGGCACGGGTCCAAGCCCGCCCCGGACAACGCGGTCGCGGAGATGGCCCACGCGATCTCCCGGCTGGCCGCCCACCGCTGGCCGGTGCGGATCACCCCGGGCGTCCGCGCCCTGCTGGACGGGCTCGCCGAGGCGCTGGGCACCACCATCGACCACGACCGCCTGGACGAGGAGGCGCGCCGGCTGGGCGGGCCGGGACGGCTGTTCGAGAGCACCGTCCGCAACTCGGCCAACCCGACCCGGCTGGAGGCCGGCTACAAGGTCAACGTCGTTCCCGGGACCGCGCACGCGCAGGTGGACGGCCGGTACCTGCCGGGCACCGGGGAGGAGTTCCTGGCCACCGTGGACCGGCTGCTCGGCCCGAAGATCACCCGCGAGTTCGTCAACCACGAGGAGGCGCCCGCCGCCGATCCCGCCGGGCCCACGTTCGCCGCCCTGGCCGGGGCGCTGCGGGCCGAGGACCCGGGAGCGCACCCGGTCCCGTACGTGATGGGCGGCGGCACCGACGCCAAGTCGTTCCACCGGATCGGCATCACCAGCTTCGGCTTCGCGCCGCTGCTGCTGACCCCGGACCTGGACTACCTCGGCATGTTCCACGGCGTGGACGAGCGCGTCCCGGTCGAGGGGCTGAGGTTCGGCACCCGCGTCCTCGACCGGTTCCTCGACACCCGCTGA